A stretch of DNA from Fundulus heteroclitus isolate FHET01 chromosome 22, MU-UCD_Fhet_4.1, whole genome shotgun sequence:
GAACATAACAACGCCAGTATTTacaaaattatacataaaatATGCCTGTATATATTACTTAAAAGACAGACATTTGTacgtttattaaaaatgttaaacacaattaaaaatgtGCTGTATGTgaaagccaaaaaaacaaacaaaaaaacatctgcacaTTCTACGAATTtgaatacattattttatttgctaTTTTCCCATATTCTTTCGGTGcacatatttctttttcacttttaaataaacagcATCATGTCCTCGTATTcatgtgtttctttaaaaagtctTATTTGAGATCGCATTACTAAAGACACAAACAACATTAAATGTTTCAGTACAAGTGTTGCTTTctaaagtttatttgttttgacctttctgaactttatttattttattttttttttattttttacaaatatgccCTGTATTAAAGAGTGGAAGGCCGCAGTGTTGATTAAAAGCCATATGATAttcacagcaaacatttagaaatatttgatGTTCTCCAGTGTGACTAAAATTACATGCTCATCTCCCTACCCACcatgaaacatggtagtggcagcaccATCATGTGGGAAAGCTTTTCTCCAGCAGTGAGAATGAAGCCAGTCACAGCTGTTGAGTTACTTGTTTAGTTTATACTCCCAACATGAAAGTCATTCGGATATAAAACCCAaacatcatttattttctttttactagttttgtcttttttgtaaagaaattgTCTCATATGAATCTAGTTGCTGTTATTCATTATTTACATGTTgccctttttaaatgttatttaaaagtgTATCGTGATgcataattacaaataaagtcattttaaaaacgGCTTGACCCCAAAGTGCTGATTTCCTACGTTTTTcgggtatttttttattttcctacatttcccaTAGTTCTTCGCAGTGACGTAACTGCGTTTGTGAAATGTTTCCGACAGTGAATTTGACTCTTCTCCAAAACTTTTCCATTTGATTAGTTAGCCGTTATTCATTGAAAAATATCTCAAAAAGCTTACCACAAAAGGCTATTTAAATGATCAAAGGGATCATTTTATCTGTAGACTATTTATAATcagtagatttttttaaaccggAACCTTCTAATATGTTGTACGGCGAAGCCGGCTATAAATGAGGGAAGGACTTAAACATTGACAGATGGCGTGATGACAACGTTAACCAAACTAAAGCGTATTTACACCCTGTATCATTGCAGTTCTGCCCAGGATTCACCTTCACTTCCACATTTAGACCAGAACCAAACGAGGCTCCGTGgcagcttctggttctgggaTGAACTGTTTTCGGACAACTAAGATTGCCctgaagttttgttttctgtagcTTCAGCAGTAGTTTCTCTAAAGGACATCGCACATGGACGCCCTGCAGAGGAAGGGGATCCGGGAAGATCTGGTCCAGTACAAACTCTTCCTGGTCCAGACAGACGGTTCGTCCTCCCAGCAGATCGAGGAACGCCTCAAACAGCTGGCAGAGGAGATTTTGGCAAAAGTTGCCCAACTTCTGGTCCAATACATCTGGCAGGATCAGCCATTCAACCTCAGATACCTTCCTGAGAAAGgtaatgttttctctttttttttcttcctatctCACAGATgagtttattttagaaatgcaGACACGGACACGTTTGTTGGCAATCCCTGATGAAGGTGTGTGAAAAGCcctaaaatgaaactttgattCCAGTAGcctaattcaatttaattcaataacattttatttatatagcgccaattaatgaAACTTGACATCCctaaggcactttccaaagtcaaattcaatcagattatacagattggtcaaacatttcctatataagggaacccagttgattacATCACAATCCCGGCAAGCAGCATTCACCCCTGGAGAATCGTAAAGCCACAGTGAAcagtctgcattgtacatggctttgcagcaatccctcataatgagcaagcatgaagcgacagtggaaagaaaaaactccccattaacgggaaggcaGTCTCACCCTGGGAAGGTTACTCCAATGTTTAATTTAGGTACATTTAATCACTTTTTTAGGATTTATTGTTATATCACCAAATGATTGTACATTCtacaatattgttttaaataaatgtaacaagGGCAAAAGATAAAGTACAAATTACTCTATGTGGGTTTGgtgtaaaaacaaatgatgaatACGCAGAGACGCGTCTAATGCTCACTGGTAAACATGGCTGACAATCTGCGATGATGTGGGCTTCTGGGGACCTTCACTTAGTCATCATGACCTGTCTAGAATACCAGCACGTTGAATAAAAGTGCCTTGGACTCCTCCTGTAAACTGATAATGGGCCACCGCTGGGTGTTTCAGCTGGACGATGATCCAAAACAAAAGGCCACTTAAACACAGAGATTGTTCATCCGACTTAAAATCACCCGTCTTTGATGGCCGGCTCAATCCCCAGACTCAAATCCTGTTGAAAAGCTGTGAAGAGAAGGGGAAAATTTAGACAATTTAGAGTTTATAGTGGTCAGACAACACCCGCTCTGTTAGCCCCCTCACTGATTAAATGTTACAGGAGACGATAAAGTGATGCCCTGTTGGTAAAACAGCCACCTGTGCGTTTGTTTGaaacaaatatttcttctgTCGGTGCAAAATTACGCAGCTGATTAAAAAGCTGCGTTCGTTTTACGGCTTTTTACACACCTTTCCTGGGGATGGCAACATTCATTCAgcatacactgtaaaaaagCGAAAAACGACAAACATGGCAACCGCTAACATTCCTGCTCTCTGACAGGCGACGTTCCTGCTCACGTCGGAGGCAGCACTCACTTCGGAGACAACATCGAGGACGAGTGGTTCATTGTTTACCTGCTGCAGCAGGCCACAGAGTCATTCCCAGAACTCGCAGCCAggtttgttaaaacaaatattgtaCAAACAGTAGCAACAGATGGGCCAATGTTTTTCTGCTTCCCTGCAAACCTTCCAATACCGTTTGCATGCGCGTGCGTGCAGGGTTGAGGACAGCGATGGGGATTTTCTTCTTATCGAAGCAGCTGATTACCTCCCCAAGTGGCTGAACCCAGAAACGAGTGAAAACAGGGTGAGTCGTCCAGATGTTTCCACTCCCTCGCTTTTCAGTCAGCgactaaataaagcaaaacgCTCTAAAGTACATATTTAAGAAGAATAAAGCAGCGGCTGGTTGAAAGGAATGAGGtcggtgtaaaaaaaaaaaaaatgcgtgtGATTTCTTCAGTGGATATTGTAATAAAGGAGGCGCTCCTGCCTTCCTTATGATGCTGAGTCTCTCCACTTTGTTTCTTTCACAGGTCTTCATCCACAGGGGAGAGTTGCACATCCTTCCTTGCCCGTCCAAATCCAGTTCAGTGGGCTTCTCGCGCGACGTGGTCCCCAGTTTGGTGCAAGCTCTGGCGCTGCTCTCTGCCCACCCAGAAGCTTGCCAGGCGAGCCCCAAAATCCGTtcagttttaaagaaaaggCTACAGGGGTGAGGTTTCGCacagactttatttttctgtagcGATCGCATGAGAAAATATAAGCGGACCAACCTCTGCGCATGGCTGCTGGGGGTGGAAACGCATTACATTTACCTACTCACCAGCGGTAACTCTGGCTCTATATATGgtcaaaaaaaggcaaaaataagaAGAACAGTTGTAAGAGCACACGAGTAAACAAGTTTAAATCTCTGTTGTTCGTACAGGTACCCAGAGAAGATAAAAAGTAATCTCCACCAGGCCCGCTGCTTCATCCCTGCCGGCATCGCCTCTGTCCTGGCACGCCGTCCAGACCTGGTCGCTCCCGCAGTCTCTGCCTTCTACCTGCGGGATCCAGTGGACCTGCACGCCTGTCGTGGCTTCAGGACCTTTCCTCCTGACACAAGAGTCCTCACCTTGGTGAACACACACGCAGATATGCGAGATTTCCCCCGCGGTGCTCTTTCAGCTTTCGTGAAAcgaccccccccctcctcttctaCGCGTCCCTCCAGGTGACCTTCACCCGCTGCCTGTACgcccagctgcagcagcagcagttcacGGCAGATCGGAGGAGCGGCTTCGACCTGCCTCCTCGCTCTCATCCAGCGCACAAGGCTCATGAGCTTGGCATGAAGCTGGTGAGCCGTCATTTTAGGCTTTGTTtcgtctttgttgttttgttttgttttttgtcaagtGTGCAACGTGTTGGATTAAACCGCCTTATCTGTTCTCGACCCTGTTCTCAGGCCCACGGCTTTGAGATCCTGTGCTCCAAGTGCAGACTGCCGTCCTCAGAGCCCGACGCTCCTGTCAGCTGCAACCCTCAGTGGAAAAGCTTCCTGGACAGCCTGAAAAAGAACGGCTACTTCCGCGTGAGATGCACACCTTTCTTTCTCCACGGTCACAAACCACTTGGATAGCGTTTTCCcccataaaacatgtttttttttaatgtccttGTTGTCAAATGCAGGGCCAGCTGGAAGGTTCAGCTTTCTACAAAGAACTGTTAAGGTCTGCAGAAATCTTCTTCAAGCAGTCGGTTGCTCCCAAGTCAAGGTGAGGATTCAACCATGTGCAGTCAAGTTTAAGCTGCAGCTGGCTCTTCTAACGCGTCTTAAAGCGAGGAAGCACACCTGGCCTTTCTTTGTTTCTCTAAATGCCTGCTGTGAATGTTGTTTCAGCTCCCTTTCTGCAGGAGAGGAggttctccagctgcttcacagCCATCCATTCAACCTGGAAGAGCTGAAGAAACTCGAGTCACAGCTCCCCCAGGAGGACAGTGAGTGAACTGTTTGACAACAACGAAAtagctcatttttgttttgctgtaaaatgaACAGATTGTAGAATAGACTCTTGTCATGTTTGGATCAAATTCCTAGAAAAAGAACAGTCAAATCTGTGTATAAATATACAAACTGGACATATTTCCAAAGGGACAactttgtctgttttctttgtggGGGACAGGTTCACAACAGGGTTTCCCCAAAGTGCTGCTTGCAGTTTTAAGAATTTGTTT
This window harbors:
- the ecd gene encoding protein ecdysoneless homolog, whose amino-acid sequence is MDALQRKGIREDLVQYKLFLVQTDGSSSQQIEERLKQLAEEILAKVAQLLVQYIWQDQPFNLRYLPEKGDVPAHVGGSTHFGDNIEDEWFIVYLLQQATESFPELAARVEDSDGDFLLIEAADYLPKWLNPETSENRVFIHRGELHILPCPSKSSSVGFSRDVVPSLVQALALLSAHPEACQASPKIRSVLKKRLQGYPEKIKSNLHQARCFIPAGIASVLARRPDLVAPAVSAFYLRDPVDLHACRGFRTFPPDTRVLTLVTFTRCLYAQLQQQQFTADRRSGFDLPPRSHPAHKAHELGMKLAHGFEILCSKCRLPSSEPDAPVSCNPQWKSFLDSLKKNGYFRGQLEGSAFYKELLRSAEIFFKQSVAPKSSSLSAGEEVLQLLHSHPFNLEELKKLESQLPQEDSDSWLDITAQDLEQLLQERSGRIADVGSESFSSAKQKPRAEDAAEDGKEAAEGTKTEEASYSLVAVSQGMKDFLNAMSSHEGAEPPWGCPTQPFNFDPDSMANALDRLLGNKEEELDSDDLDDDDDDDEEEEGVDETEEGSSVHVDMTGTETLDSLKRYMDQMDQELKSTNVGQSFSQTNYKAGMDNGSSHSPPGDGLAAEDGGAEETEEEIQPLDIDVNLVANLLESLSSQAGLAGPASNLLQSLGIQLPPNSDPS